The following are from one region of the Hyla sarda isolate aHylSar1 chromosome 6, aHylSar1.hap1, whole genome shotgun sequence genome:
- the POLR2F gene encoding DNA-directed RNA polymerases I, II, and III subunit RPABC2, translated as MSDNEDNFDGDDFDDVEEDEGLDDLDNAEEEDQENVAILPAGEGQPSNQKRITTNYMTKYERARVLGTRALQIAMCAPVMVELEGETDPLLIAMKELKARKIPIIIRRYLPDGSYEDWGVDELIITD; from the exons CTTTGATGGAGATGATTTCGATGATGTTGAAGAGGACGAGGGCCTAGATGACTTGGACAATGCAGAAGAGGAGGATCAGGAGAATGTCGCCATCTTACCTGCTGGCGAGGGGCAGCCATCAAACCAGAAGCGCATTACAACAAATTACATGACTAAGTATGAGCGGGCCCGGGTCCTCGGGACTAGAGCTCTGCAGATAGC AATGTGTGCACCAGTTATGGTGGAGCTGGAAGGAGAAACTGATCCTCTGCTTATTGCTATGAAGGAGCTCAA AGCCAGGAAGATCCCTATAATCATCAGACGCTATCTCCCCGATGGCAGCTATGAAGACTGGGGAGTGGACGAGCTCATAATCACTGACTGA